Proteins from a genomic interval of Haemophilus parainfluenzae T3T1:
- the lapB gene encoding lipopolysaccharide assembly protein LapB, with protein MLELLFLLLPIAAAYGWYMGHRSAKKDQEDVSNKLSRDYVTGVNFLLSNQTDKAVDLFLDMLQKQETENEIESNSQFEAELTLGNLFRSRGEVDRALRIHQALDRSPNYSFEQKLLAKQQLAKDFMTVGFYDRAEALYIIMVDEPEFAENALQQLLVIYQKTKEWKKAVNIAEKLAKISPKENNVELAQCYCEYALSGELESADEKRSILQKALNVSPTSVRASMLLADLEMANKNYRQAIQFLENILDQNPIYIGEVLKTLKYCYDELGERDNFELFLIRASQQVNNTKVDLMLASVIEEKDGKSAAQSKLYQQLTKNPSTSIFHRFIQFQIDDAEEGRGKESLILLHKMVGERIKQGFGYRCSNCGYQTHKLMWNCPSCKQWESIKPEHN; from the coding sequence ATGCTTGAATTACTCTTTCTGCTTCTGCCAATAGCCGCCGCTTACGGTTGGTATATGGGGCATCGGAGTGCCAAGAAAGATCAGGAAGATGTTAGTAATAAACTCTCCCGTGATTATGTCACGGGGGTCAATTTTTTGCTTTCTAATCAAACGGATAAAGCTGTTGATTTGTTTCTTGATATGTTGCAAAAACAAGAAACAGAAAATGAAATTGAAAGCAACTCACAATTTGAAGCTGAGCTAACACTCGGTAACCTTTTCCGTTCTCGAGGCGAAGTGGATCGTGCCTTACGGATCCATCAAGCGCTCGATCGTAGTCCCAATTATTCTTTCGAACAAAAATTATTAGCTAAACAGCAACTTGCCAAAGATTTCATGACGGTGGGTTTTTATGACCGTGCTGAAGCCCTTTATATTATTATGGTAGATGAGCCAGAGTTTGCAGAAAATGCACTGCAACAGCTTTTGGTGATTTATCAAAAAACAAAAGAATGGAAAAAAGCCGTTAATATCGCAGAGAAGCTTGCCAAGATCTCACCCAAAGAAAATAATGTGGAATTAGCACAATGTTATTGTGAATATGCCTTAAGCGGTGAACTTGAAAGTGCGGACGAAAAACGCAGTATTTTACAAAAAGCGCTGAATGTATCTCCAACCAGTGTGAGAGCATCAATGTTGCTTGCTGATTTAGAAATGGCTAATAAAAACTATCGTCAAGCCATTCAGTTTTTAGAGAATATTCTTGATCAAAATCCAATTTATATTGGTGAAGTGCTGAAAACGCTCAAATATTGTTATGATGAATTAGGGGAGAGAGATAACTTTGAGTTATTTCTAATTAGAGCCAGTCAGCAGGTTAACAATACAAAAGTCGATTTAATGTTAGCAAGCGTGATTGAAGAGAAAGATGGCAAGAGTGCCGCTCAATCAAAGCTTTATCAACAACTAACCAAAAATCCAAGTACATCTATTTTCCACCGTTTTATTCAATTCCAAATTGATGATGCAGAGGAAGGGCGAGGTAAAGAAAGCTTAATTTTGCTACATAAAATGGTCGGTGAGAGAATTAAGCAAGGCTTTGGTTATCGTTGCTCAAATTGCGGTTATCAAACCCATAAATTAATGTGGAATTGTCCTTCTTGCAAACAGTGGGAATCCATCAAACCAGAACATAATTAA
- a CDS encoding SirB2 family protein, whose amino-acid sequence MLVYLHIVCAFLSLGLLIIRGGMQLSGKDWRAIKLLKILPHLVDTLLIASGLTIFFLVGYQLQSWLIMKIIMLVLYIFFSAKYFSRKAVNPNNAFLAFAVLSFLGAIFFAYQPDFMES is encoded by the coding sequence ATGTTAGTTTATTTGCACATTGTTTGTGCATTTTTAAGTTTGGGATTATTAATTATCCGTGGGGGAATGCAATTAAGTGGGAAAGATTGGCGAGCGATTAAACTACTAAAAATTTTACCGCACTTAGTGGATACACTTTTAATTGCAAGTGGCTTAACGATTTTCTTCTTGGTCGGTTATCAGTTACAAAGCTGGCTCATCATGAAAATCATCATGCTTGTGCTTTATATCTTCTTCTCAGCTAAATATTTTAGTCGTAAAGCAGTCAATCCAAACAATGCATTTCTGGCATTTGCTGTATTAAGTTTCTTGGGTGCAATTTTCTTTGCTTACCAACCAGACTTCATGGAAAGTTAA
- the cmk gene encoding (d)CMP kinase: protein MGIIITVDGPSGAGKGTLCYALAEKLGFTLLDSGAIYRVTALAALKRHADLTDEEGLAELARHLDIQFIPKNGEVNVLLGGMDVSHLIRTQEVAEAASKVAVFPKVRSALLQLQQDFSKNDGLIADGRDMGTVVFPNAQVKLFLDASAEERAKRRYKQLQNKGINGNFAQILAEIQERDFRDRNREVAPLKPADDALLLDSTTLSIDEVIAQALDYIQQKASISI from the coding sequence ATGGGGATAATCATCACCGTTGATGGCCCAAGCGGAGCAGGGAAAGGAACACTTTGTTACGCGTTGGCAGAAAAGTTAGGTTTTACCTTATTAGATAGTGGCGCTATTTATCGCGTGACGGCATTGGCTGCACTGAAACGCCATGCAGACTTAACCGATGAAGAGGGATTAGCGGAGTTAGCGCGTCATTTAGATATTCAGTTCATTCCAAAGAATGGAGAAGTCAATGTGCTTCTTGGAGGGATGGATGTGAGTCATTTAATCCGTACGCAAGAAGTGGCGGAAGCCGCCTCAAAAGTGGCGGTTTTCCCAAAAGTGCGGTCTGCTTTACTGCAACTTCAGCAGGATTTTAGCAAAAATGATGGCCTGATTGCTGATGGGCGAGATATGGGGACCGTGGTTTTCCCAAATGCACAAGTTAAACTGTTTTTAGATGCAAGTGCGGAAGAACGTGCAAAAAGACGCTATAAACAGTTGCAAAATAAGGGAATTAATGGTAACTTTGCACAGATTTTAGCCGAGATACAAGAACGCGATTTTCGCGATAGAAATCGTGAGGTTGCGCCATTGAAACCGGCTGACGATGCTTTATTGTTAGATAGTACAACATTGAGTATTGATGAAGTCATTGCTCAAGCGTTGGATTATATTCAACAAAAAGCGTCAATTTCGATTTAA
- a CDS encoding integration host factor subunit beta, with translation MTKSELIENLSTKHPTLSAKEVEGIVKDILELIAQSLEEGNRIEVRGFGSFSLHHRQPRVGRNPKTGDSVKLDAKSVPHFKAGKELKDRVNVFA, from the coding sequence ATGACTAAATCTGAACTAATTGAAAATCTATCAACAAAGCACCCAACTTTATCCGCAAAAGAAGTAGAAGGTATTGTAAAGGATATTCTTGAACTCATTGCACAATCTTTAGAAGAAGGTAATCGTATTGAAGTACGTGGTTTTGGTAGCTTCTCTTTACACCATCGTCAACCGCGAGTGGGCCGTAATCCTAAAACTGGTGATTCTGTAAAATTAGATGCTAAATCTGTACCGCACTTTAAAGCGGGTAAAGAATTAAAAGATCGCGTAAATGTTTTTGCTTAA
- the pyrF gene encoding orotidine-5'-phosphate decarboxylase — protein sequence MNSKVIVALDYETEAQALSLVDQIDPSLCRLKVGKEMFTTLGTNFVKQLHERQFDVFLDLKFHDIPNTVARAVRSAADLGVWMVDVHASGGLKMMEEAKKILEPYGKDAPLLIAVTVLTSMEDLDLLQIGINSSPLEHVLRLAHLTQRAGLDGVVCSPQEVEILRNTCGPDFKLVTPGIRPIGSDFGDQRRVMTPAAAIRSGSDYLVIGRPITQAENPAEVLRSINSSLS from the coding sequence ATGAATAGCAAAGTAATCGTTGCATTGGATTACGAAACGGAAGCGCAAGCGCTATCCCTCGTGGATCAAATTGATCCAAGCTTATGCCGCTTAAAAGTGGGTAAAGAAATGTTTACCACACTGGGAACAAATTTTGTTAAGCAATTACACGAGCGCCAATTTGATGTTTTCCTCGATCTTAAATTTCATGATATTCCTAATACTGTGGCAAGAGCAGTGCGTTCTGCGGCTGATTTAGGGGTATGGATGGTTGATGTCCATGCTAGCGGTGGTCTGAAAATGATGGAAGAGGCGAAGAAAATTCTTGAACCTTATGGAAAAGATGCGCCTTTATTAATTGCTGTAACGGTATTGACCAGTATGGAAGATTTGGATTTATTACAAATCGGTATTAACTCTTCACCACTTGAGCATGTATTACGTCTTGCGCATTTAACACAGCGTGCGGGATTAGATGGAGTTGTTTGTTCACCACAAGAAGTGGAGATTTTACGTAATACTTGTGGTCCTGATTTTAAATTAGTCACGCCAGGGATTCGTCCAATTGGAAGTGATTTTGGCGATCAACGTCGCGTTATGACACCTGCAGCGGCTATTCGTTCTGGTTCTGATTATTTAGTAATTGGTCGCCCAATAACTCAAGCTGAAAATCCAGCAGAAGTGCTTCGTTCAATTAATTCATCACTTTCGTAA
- a CDS encoding thiol:disulfide interchange protein DsbA/DsbL encodes MILLSVTNVAFGEVNAKDFSAKNSPHLPPANVAQFEDGRDYFSYQEPIEQAKRNDRKIPIQFFFDYDCRVCSSAQDILQLYSQIRPNKVALEEHPVATNEAKFSATIFYTLQRLKVGELSDVLLFETSEKARYTELSTLDKMREWVVSQGISKTEFNKVVHSKEVKEDVSNAIYLTEEYGVFTFPYVVVGGKYVLTASTLYNDDYGVAVLDFLVSKLEQERKK; translated from the coding sequence ATGATATTGCTGAGTGTGACAAATGTCGCATTCGGTGAAGTCAATGCAAAGGATTTTTCTGCCAAAAATTCACCGCACTTACCACCAGCAAATGTGGCACAGTTTGAAGATGGTCGAGATTATTTTTCATATCAAGAACCCATTGAACAAGCTAAAAGAAATGATCGTAAAATTCCTATCCAATTTTTCTTTGATTACGATTGCCGAGTTTGTTCTTCAGCTCAAGATATTTTGCAACTTTATAGCCAAATTCGTCCAAATAAAGTGGCATTAGAAGAACATCCCGTTGCTACAAATGAAGCTAAATTTTCAGCCACAATATTCTATACATTACAGCGTTTAAAAGTGGGTGAGTTATCAGATGTGTTGTTATTTGAAACCTCTGAAAAAGCACGCTATACCGAATTATCCACATTAGATAAGATGCGTGAATGGGTTGTCTCACAAGGGATTAGTAAAACTGAATTTAATAAAGTTGTCCATTCCAAAGAAGTGAAAGAGGATGTGAGTAACGCCATTTATTTGACAGAAGAATATGGTGTCTTTACTTTCCCTTATGTGGTTGTGGGCGGAAAATATGTTCTCACCGCGAGTACGCTCTATAACGATGATTATGGCGTAGCAGTATTAGATTTCTTAGTGAGTAAACTCGAACAAGAAAGGAAAAAATAA
- the dsbC gene encoding bifunctional protein-disulfide isomerase/oxidoreductase DsbC produces MKKLLTALLITASATAMATDAEIKSKLQALGAKNIEVKDSPVKGLKTAVTDQGILYVSENGQYVLQGKMYELTNKGPVDVAGKLLADKVNALKNEMIIYPAKNEKYVVTVFMDITCHYCHILHQQVKEYNDLGITVRYLAFPRAGMNETARQMEAIWTSKDPVFALNEAEKGNLPKELKTPNIVKRHYDLGVQLGVQGTPSIVTSTGEVLGGYLKPHDLLAVLQESAQ; encoded by the coding sequence ATGAAGAAATTACTGACCGCACTTTTAATCACAGCTTCTGCCACTGCAATGGCGACTGATGCTGAGATTAAATCGAAGCTACAGGCATTAGGTGCGAAAAATATTGAAGTGAAAGATTCACCGGTAAAAGGCCTTAAAACAGCCGTGACTGATCAAGGCATTTTATATGTGAGCGAAAATGGTCAATATGTTTTGCAAGGCAAAATGTATGAATTAACAAATAAAGGCCCAGTTGATGTGGCAGGTAAACTTTTAGCGGATAAAGTGAATGCGTTAAAAAACGAAATGATCATTTATCCGGCAAAAAATGAAAAATATGTTGTGACCGTATTCATGGATATTACTTGCCATTATTGCCATATCCTTCATCAACAAGTGAAAGAATATAATGATTTAGGTATTACTGTTCGTTATCTTGCATTCCCACGTGCCGGAATGAATGAAACTGCTCGCCAAATGGAAGCAATTTGGACATCGAAAGATCCTGTATTTGCATTGAACGAAGCAGAAAAAGGTAACTTACCGAAAGAATTGAAAACGCCTAACATTGTGAAAAGACACTATGATTTAGGTGTACAACTCGGCGTACAAGGTACACCAAGTATTGTGACTTCAACAGGTGAAGTGCTTGGCGGATATTTAAAACCTCATGATTTATTAGCTGTGTTACAAGAATCTGCACAATAA
- the rpsA gene encoding 30S ribosomal protein S1: MSESFAQLFEESLKGLETRQGSIVSGTVVAIQKGFVLVDAGLKSESAIPVAEFQNAQGELEVKVGDTVNVALDAVEDGYGETKLSREKAVRHESWIELEKAYEEKATVIGLINGKVKGGFTVELNGVRAFLPGSLVDTRPAREADHLLGKELEFKVIKLDQKRNNVVVSRRAVIESENSQEREQILENLAEGSEVKGIVKNLTDYGAFVDLGGVDGLLHITDMAWKRVKHPSEIVNVGDEVTVKVLKFDKDRTRVSLGLKQLGQDPWVAIAENHPVNSKLTGKVTNLTDYGCFVEILDGVEGLVHVSEMDWTNKNIHPSKVVSLGDTVEVMVLEVDEERRRISLGLKQCKPNPWTQFAETHNKGDKVTGKIKSITDFGIFIGLEGGIDGLVHLSDISWNVAGEEAVRNYKKGDEVSAVVLAVDAVKERISLGIKQLEDDPFNNFVANTKKGAVVSATVVEADAKGAKVELAGGVEGYIRAADLTNEVAAGDVVEAKYTGVDRKARIVHLSVKAKDQAEEAAAVANVNNKQEDVAIPNAMAEAFKAAKGE; this comes from the coding sequence ATGTCAGAATCTTTTGCTCAACTCTTTGAAGAATCATTAAAAGGCCTTGAAACCCGTCAAGGTTCAATCGTTAGCGGTACTGTTGTTGCTATTCAAAAAGGCTTTGTACTTGTTGATGCAGGCTTAAAATCTGAATCTGCAATTCCTGTTGCTGAATTCCAAAACGCTCAAGGTGAACTTGAAGTTAAAGTTGGCGACACAGTAAACGTAGCTTTAGATGCAGTTGAAGATGGTTACGGCGAAACTAAACTTTCTCGTGAGAAAGCTGTTCGTCACGAATCTTGGATTGAATTAGAAAAAGCTTACGAAGAAAAAGCGACCGTTATCGGTTTAATCAACGGTAAAGTGAAAGGCGGTTTCACAGTTGAGTTAAACGGTGTTCGTGCATTCTTACCTGGTTCATTAGTTGATACACGTCCTGCGCGTGAAGCTGATCACCTACTTGGTAAAGAATTAGAATTCAAAGTAATCAAATTAGATCAAAAACGTAACAACGTTGTAGTTTCTCGTCGTGCAGTGATCGAATCTGAAAACAGCCAAGAACGTGAACAAATCCTTGAGAACCTAGCTGAAGGTTCAGAAGTTAAAGGTATCGTTAAAAACTTAACTGACTACGGTGCATTCGTAGATTTAGGTGGCGTTGACGGTTTATTACACATCACTGATATGGCTTGGAAACGTGTTAAACACCCAAGCGAAATCGTGAATGTAGGCGACGAAGTAACTGTTAAAGTATTAAAATTTGACAAAGATCGTACTCGCGTATCTTTAGGCTTAAAACAATTAGGTCAAGATCCTTGGGTTGCTATCGCTGAAAACCACCCAGTAAACAGCAAATTAACTGGTAAAGTAACTAACTTAACTGACTACGGTTGTTTCGTTGAAATCTTAGATGGTGTTGAAGGTTTAGTTCACGTTTCTGAAATGGATTGGACTAACAAAAACATCCACCCATCTAAAGTTGTAAGCCTTGGCGATACAGTTGAAGTAATGGTATTAGAAGTTGACGAAGAGCGTCGTCGTATTTCTTTAGGTTTAAAACAATGCAAACCTAACCCATGGACTCAATTCGCTGAAACTCACAACAAAGGCGACAAAGTTACTGGTAAAATTAAATCAATCACTGATTTCGGTATCTTCATCGGTCTTGAAGGTGGTATCGACGGTTTAGTTCACTTATCTGACATTTCTTGGAATGTTGCAGGTGAAGAAGCAGTTCGCAACTACAAAAAAGGTGATGAAGTATCTGCAGTAGTATTAGCAGTAGATGCAGTGAAAGAACGAATTTCTTTAGGTATCAAACAACTTGAAGATGATCCATTCAACAACTTCGTAGCAAACACCAAAAAAGGTGCTGTAGTTTCTGCAACTGTTGTTGAAGCTGACGCTAAAGGTGCTAAAGTTGAATTAGCAGGTGGCGTTGAAGGTTATATCCGTGCAGCAGACTTAACAAACGAAGTTGCAGCAGGTGATGTAGTTGAAGCGAAATACACTGGTGTTGATCGTAAAGCTCGTATCGTTCACTTATCTGTAAAAGCGAAAGATCAAGCTGAAGAAGCAGCTGCAGTTGCAAACGTGAATAATAAACAAGAAGATGTTGCTATTCCAAACGCAATGGCTGAAGCTTTCAAAGCAGCTAAAGGTGAATAA
- a CDS encoding 5'-methylthioadenosine/adenosylhomocysteine nucleosidase — MKIGIVGAMAQEVEILSQLMTDKKETKVASAVIFEGKINGKEVALLQSGIGKVAAAIGTTALLQLAKPDVVLNTGSAGGVAKGLKVGDIVISDETSYHDADVTAFGYEKGQLPANPAAFLSDKKLADLADEIAQSQGQNVKRGLICSGDSFINSEEKIAQIKADFPNVTAVEMEATAIAQVCHAFNVPFVVVRAISDAGDGEASMSFEEFLPLAAKQSSALVLGMIERL; from the coding sequence ATGAAAATCGGGATTGTTGGTGCAATGGCACAAGAAGTGGAAATTTTATCCCAATTAATGACAGATAAAAAAGAAACAAAAGTGGCAAGTGCGGTCATTTTTGAAGGCAAAATTAATGGTAAAGAAGTCGCATTATTGCAATCAGGGATTGGTAAAGTTGCGGCAGCTATTGGCACTACCGCTTTATTACAATTAGCTAAACCTGATGTGGTTTTAAATACAGGCTCAGCAGGTGGTGTGGCAAAAGGCTTAAAGGTAGGAGATATCGTTATTTCCGATGAAACCAGCTATCACGATGCTGATGTGACGGCATTTGGCTATGAAAAAGGTCAGTTACCTGCGAATCCAGCGGCTTTTCTTTCAGATAAAAAATTAGCGGATTTAGCAGACGAAATTGCCCAATCACAAGGGCAAAATGTGAAACGTGGTTTAATTTGTTCGGGCGATAGCTTTATTAATAGCGAAGAAAAAATTGCTCAAATTAAAGCGGATTTCCCCAATGTGACAGCAGTAGAAATGGAAGCCACAGCAATTGCACAAGTTTGTCATGCCTTTAACGTACCGTTTGTAGTCGTTCGAGCCATTTCAGATGCAGGCGATGGCGAAGCGAGTATGTCATTTGAAGAATTTCTCCCACTTGCAGCTAAACAATCCTCGGCATTAGTGTTGGGCATGATAGAAAGATTATAA
- a CDS encoding LapA family protein: MIKYILGLIIVLAIVIVAVTIGANNDQVITFNYIVAESQFQLSTLVAILFGFGLILGWLITGFFYLKLKFKNMSLARQVKRQTLQINELTTTRDKAA, encoded by the coding sequence ATGATTAAATATATTCTCGGACTCATTATTGTGCTAGCTATCGTAATCGTTGCGGTAACTATAGGGGCGAATAATGATCAAGTAATCACCTTTAACTACATTGTTGCTGAAAGCCAATTCCAACTTTCAACGTTAGTCGCGATTTTATTTGGTTTTGGATTAATTTTAGGTTGGTTAATTACCGGATTCTTCTACTTAAAATTAAAATTCAAAAATATGTCGTTAGCGCGTCAAGTTAAACGTCAAACATTACAAATTAACGAATTAACGACTACTCGCGATAAGGCAGCATAA
- the yciH gene encoding stress response translation initiation inhibitor YciH, translating to MTESTLVYSTEIGRIKAQKQPVQRPKGDGVVRIQKQTSGRKGAGVSVITGLDLSDDELKKLAAELKKRCGCGGSVKDGNIEIQGEKRDLLKQLLEQKGFKVKLAGG from the coding sequence ATGACAGAGAGTACTTTAGTTTATTCTACCGAAATCGGTCGAATTAAAGCGCAAAAACAGCCGGTACAACGCCCTAAAGGTGATGGTGTGGTTCGCATCCAAAAACAAACCAGTGGTCGAAAAGGTGCGGGCGTCTCAGTGATTACTGGGCTCGATTTATCTGATGATGAATTGAAAAAGTTAGCGGCTGAACTTAAAAAACGTTGTGGTTGTGGTGGTTCAGTTAAAGACGGCAATATTGAGATTCAAGGCGAAAAACGTGATTTACTAAAACAACTTTTAGAACAAAAAGGGTTTAAAGTAAAATTAGCGGGTGGCTAA
- the prfB gene encoding peptide chain release factor 2 (programmed frameshift), which produces MFEINPIKSKITNLSERTSVLRGYLDFDAKVERLEEVNAELEQPDVWNEPEKAQALGKERVSLEQVVDTIKNLEQGLEDVEGLLELAVEAEDEETFNEAVAELDELEQQLAKLEFRRMFSGEHDACDCYVDLQAGSGGTEAQDWTEMLLRMYLRWAESKGFKTELMEVSDGDVAGLKSATIRVSGEYAFGWLRTETGIHRLVRKSPFDSNNRRHTSFAAAFVYPEIDDDIDIEINPADLRIDVYRASGAGGQHVNKTESAVRITHMPSGIVVQCQNDRSQHKNKDQAMKQLKAKLYELELQKKNADKQAMEDNKSDIGWGSQIRSYVLDDARIKDLRTGVENRNTQAVLDGDLDRFIEASLKAGL; this is translated from the exons ATGTTCGAAATCAATCCAATCAAAAGCAAAATCACCAACCTTTCCGAGCGCACTTCTGTGCTTCGGGGGTATCTT GACTTCGACGCAAAAGTCGAGCGTTTAGAAGAAGTTAATGCCGAATTAGAACAACCTGATGTGTGGAACGAACCCGAAAAAGCCCAAGCGCTTGGGAAAGAACGCGTTTCACTTGAACAAGTGGTTGATACCATCAAAAATTTAGAACAAGGTTTAGAAGATGTTGAAGGGCTTCTTGAATTAGCCGTTGAAGCTGAGGATGAAGAGACCTTCAATGAAGCTGTTGCCGAATTAGATGAGCTTGAACAACAACTCGCAAAATTAGAATTCCGCCGTATGTTTAGCGGTGAACACGATGCGTGCGATTGCTATGTCGATTTACAAGCCGGTTCAGGTGGTACAGAAGCACAAGACTGGACGGAAATGTTACTTCGCATGTACCTTCGTTGGGCTGAAAGTAAAGGTTTTAAAACTGAATTAATGGAAGTATCCGATGGTGATGTGGCGGGTTTAAAATCAGCGACGATTCGTGTCAGTGGTGAATACGCTTTCGGTTGGTTACGCACAGAAACCGGTATCCATCGTTTAGTGCGCAAAAGCCCATTTGACTCTAATAACCGTCGCCATACATCATTTGCAGCAGCTTTCGTTTATCCTGAAATTGATGACGATATTGATATTGAAATCAATCCGGCCGATTTACGTATTGACGTTTATCGTGCATCTGGTGCGGGTGGTCAGCACGTCAATAAAACTGAAAGTGCGGTGCGTATTACTCACATGCCAAGTGGAATTGTCGTGCAATGTCAAAACGATCGTTCTCAACACAAAAATAAAGATCAAGCCATGAAGCAGTTAAAAGCGAAATTGTATGAGCTTGAGTTACAAAAGAAAAATGCGGATAAACAAGCGATGGAAGATAATAAATCGGATATCGGTTGGGGCAGCCAAATTCGTTCTTATGTACTAGATGATGCGCGCATTAAGGATCTCCGCACAGGCGTTGAAAATCGTAATACACAAGCCGTACTAGATGGCGATCTCGATCGCTTTATTGAGGCAAGCTTGAAAGCAGGGCTTTAA
- the recJ gene encoding single-stranded-DNA-specific exonuclease RecJ: MKKLIKRREIPAGNSVSDNALLDRLYRSRHIKNSQELDRTLQSMLNPNQLHGIQQAVDLLVNAYQQQQKIVIVGDFDADGATSTALSVLALRMLGFTDVEYLVPNRFEQGYGLSVPVAEMAMEKDVQLLMTVDNGVSSFEGVAYLKEQGVKVLITDHHLPPEILPNADAIVNPNLQQCGFPSKCLAGVGVAFYLMLALRAKFRELGIFTAETQPNFTELLDLVALGTIADVVPLDQNNRILAHQGLMRIRAKRCRPGIIALAEVANREVEKLCSADLGFAIAPRLNAAGRLDNMSVGVELLLAESMQEARAQALDLDSLNQARKEIEQGMKLEALEICRNLTALSDELPMGIALFQPDWHQGVLGIVASRIKDQYHRPVIAFAQDQEGILKGSARSIEGLHMRDVLERIHSQHPDMILKFGGHAMAAGLSIKESFFPDFQKIFNQTVQDWLNEDQLQGVIWTDGELQANEFSIETAEVIKSGGPWGQAFPEPVFDGEFKIFEQRAIGQNQNHLKMLVEPKNGGPLLDAIAFNIDTRYYPDLSIKQAKFAYKLEINEFRGNRNLQLLVDYIEPIG; this comes from the coding sequence GTGAAAAAACTCATCAAACGTCGTGAAATTCCTGCCGGAAATTCTGTTTCAGATAATGCATTACTCGATCGTCTCTATCGTTCTCGCCATATTAAAAACAGCCAAGAATTAGACCGCACTTTGCAATCAATGCTGAATCCCAATCAATTACACGGCATTCAACAAGCCGTAGATTTATTGGTTAATGCTTATCAACAGCAACAAAAGATTGTTATTGTCGGTGATTTTGATGCAGACGGGGCAACCAGTACGGCACTTTCAGTATTAGCTTTGCGTATGCTTGGCTTTACTGATGTGGAATACCTTGTACCGAATCGTTTTGAGCAAGGCTATGGTTTGAGTGTACCCGTTGCTGAAATGGCAATGGAAAAAGACGTGCAGTTATTAATGACGGTGGATAACGGGGTATCGTCTTTTGAGGGAGTGGCATATTTAAAAGAGCAGGGTGTGAAGGTGTTGATTACCGATCATCACTTGCCACCAGAAATACTGCCGAATGCTGATGCCATTGTTAATCCAAATTTGCAACAATGTGGTTTCCCTTCAAAATGTTTAGCCGGTGTAGGCGTAGCGTTTTATTTAATGCTCGCTTTGCGTGCCAAATTTCGCGAGTTGGGCATTTTTACGGCAGAAACACAACCTAATTTTACTGAATTACTGGATTTAGTTGCGCTCGGCACGATTGCAGACGTTGTTCCCCTTGATCAAAATAACCGTATTTTAGCCCATCAAGGGTTGATGAGAATTCGTGCGAAACGTTGTCGACCAGGAATTATTGCTCTCGCTGAAGTGGCTAATCGAGAAGTCGAAAAACTTTGCTCGGCTGATTTGGGCTTTGCGATTGCACCACGTTTAAATGCTGCGGGCCGATTAGATAATATGTCTGTTGGTGTAGAGTTATTACTTGCAGAAAGTATGCAAGAGGCAAGAGCACAAGCCTTGGATTTGGACAGCTTGAATCAGGCTAGAAAAGAAATTGAGCAAGGCATGAAGTTAGAAGCCTTAGAAATTTGCCGAAATCTCACCGCACTTTCTGATGAATTACCGATGGGGATAGCTTTATTCCAGCCAGATTGGCATCAAGGTGTATTAGGTATTGTGGCTTCTCGAATCAAAGATCAATACCATCGACCAGTCATTGCTTTTGCACAAGATCAAGAAGGCATTTTAAAAGGTTCTGCTCGTTCAATTGAAGGCTTGCATATGCGCGATGTATTAGAGCGTATTCATTCCCAACATCCGGATATGATTTTAAAATTTGGCGGTCATGCCATGGCAGCAGGATTAAGCATTAAAGAAAGCTTTTTCCCTGATTTTCAAAAGATTTTTAATCAAACGGTGCAAGATTGGTTAAATGAAGATCAATTACAAGGTGTGATTTGGACGGATGGCGAACTTCAAGCAAATGAATTTAGTATTGAAACAGCAGAAGTGATAAAATCTGGCGGGCCTTGGGGACAAGCTTTTCCTGAGCCTGTTTTTGATGGCGAATTTAAAATTTTTGAGCAACGTGCAATCGGACAAAATCAAAATCATTTAAAAATGCTTGTTGAGCCTAAAAATGGTGGTCCATTATTAGATGCCATTGCGTTTAATATCGATACTCGGTATTATCCCGATTTGTCGATTAAGCAGGCAAAATTTGCTTATAAGTTAGAAATTAATGAGTTTCGTGGAAATCGAAACCTCCAATTATTAGTCGATTATATTGAACCAATTGGTTAA